The proteins below are encoded in one region of Deinococcota bacterium:
- a CDS encoding type II toxin-antitoxin system VapC family toxin: MRRALLDTNIYSLAMRGDEAALDRLQLLDEIAFTVISLGELLVGFRRGNQESKNRAELGRFLDAPRVQLLGIDEETADFYAVIVVALRRAGTPIPTNDIWIAALAQRHGLPVYTKDAHFGKVPGLVLVP, encoded by the coding sequence GTGAGGCGGGCGCTCTTAGACACCAACATCTACTCGCTTGCCATGCGCGGCGACGAGGCCGCGCTCGACCGCCTGCAACTTCTCGACGAGATCGCATTTACCGTCATCAGCCTCGGCGAGTTGCTCGTGGGCTTTCGCCGCGGCAATCAGGAGAGCAAGAACCGCGCGGAACTCGGCCGTTTTCTCGACGCCCCCAGGGTTCAGCTCCTGGGCATAGACGAGGAGACCGCAGACTTCTACGCCGTGATCGTTGTCGCGCTGAGGCGTGCCGGGACGCCCATCCCCACCAACGACATCTGGATTGCCGCGCTTGCCCAGCGGCACGGCCTGCCGGTCTATACCAAAGATGCCCACTTCGGCAAGGTGCCGGGTCTGGTGCTGGTACCATGA
- a CDS encoding monovalent cation/H+ antiporter complex subunit F — protein MIATVALVALSIAIGLTLYRVLRGPTWGDRILAFDFLGVSVAVMIVVIALKTGFVAFLDAALIVSILGFLSTVALSRYLLKGRVME, from the coding sequence GTGATTGCCACCGTGGCGCTGGTCGCCCTGAGCATCGCGATTGGGCTGACGCTCTACCGCGTCTTGAGGGGCCCGACCTGGGGCGACCGCATCCTGGCCTTTGACTTTTTGGGCGTGAGCGTCGCGGTGATGATCGTGGTGATCGCGCTCAAGACGGGCTTTGTAGCTTTTTTGGACGCCGCCTTGATCGTGTCGATCCTGGGCTTTTTGAGCACTGTAGCCTTGTCGCGCTACCTGCTCAAGGGGCGGGTGATGGAATGA
- a CDS encoding class I SAM-dependent methyltransferase, whose translation MDAFTDRRYLLTSQYKDGSNLNARIELHRRFSTNPYGWTHWVLDQLELPSGSQVLELGCGPATLWRDNLARIPGSWEITLSDFSAGMLAEAQANLGTHRQRFTFEVVDAQVIPRRDAQFDAVIANHMLYHVPDRQKALAEIRRVLKPNGKLYAATNGSKHLLETEVLIRKLKPEQKRMAEPFNLDNGQEQLSACFSNVELRRYNDSLRVTETEPLIAYLLSGLENLSVADERVAALSAYVEREIAEKGAVHITKESGVFVASA comes from the coding sequence ATGGATGCTTTCACCGACCGACGCTATCTTCTCACGAGCCAATACAAGGACGGGTCGAACCTCAACGCCCGGATCGAGCTGCATCGCCGCTTCAGCACCAACCCTTACGGCTGGACACACTGGGTCCTCGACCAGCTCGAGCTTCCCTCAGGGAGCCAGGTGCTCGAGCTTGGTTGCGGCCCTGCCACCTTGTGGCGTGACAACCTCGCCCGAATTCCGGGAAGTTGGGAGATCACACTGTCGGACTTCTCGGCAGGCATGCTCGCGGAGGCGCAGGCAAACCTCGGAACACATCGGCAGCGGTTCACCTTTGAAGTCGTCGACGCTCAAGTGATTCCCCGTCGTGATGCACAGTTCGATGCTGTGATCGCGAATCACATGCTTTACCACGTGCCGGATCGGCAGAAGGCTCTCGCTGAAATCCGCCGTGTCCTCAAGCCGAACGGAAAACTCTACGCCGCGACCAACGGCTCGAAACACCTGCTCGAGACCGAAGTGCTGATTCGAAAGCTAAAGCCAGAGCAAAAAAGGATGGCTGAGCCGTTCAACCTCGACAACGGTCAGGAGCAGCTTTCGGCCTGCTTTTCAAACGTCGAGCTGCGCCGCTATAACGATTCCCTACGGGTTACGGAGACGGAGCCGCTCATCGCATACCTGCTTTCCGGCCTCGAGAACCTTAGCGTGGCCGATGAGCGCGTGGCAGCGCTGAGCGCCTATGTAGAGCGGGAGATTGCCGAGAAGGGTGCTGTTCACATCACGAAAGAATCAGGGGTGTTTGTTGCTTCGGCGTAA
- a CDS encoding Na+/H+ antiporter subunit E, with translation MAEVVAVVLIALLWAFLAANFTFYNLLFGALLGLLLLALVSSSERSLPRRGLAFLRFALAFTRELVTANVLIALLALRPRPVFHPHVIAVPLRVRSDGAIALLSAVITLLPGTVAMGVSSDRSLLYAHAIGILDVQEARDAVSRMESLILGFMS, from the coding sequence ATGGCCGAAGTCGTCGCGGTGGTCCTGATCGCCCTGCTCTGGGCCTTTCTCGCCGCCAACTTCACGTTCTACAACCTGCTCTTCGGAGCGCTGCTGGGCCTCTTGCTGCTGGCGCTGGTGAGCTCGAGCGAGCGCTCCTTGCCCCGGCGCGGCCTAGCCTTTTTGCGCTTCGCCCTCGCCTTTACCAGGGAGCTCGTCACCGCCAACGTGCTCATCGCGCTCTTGGCCCTAAGACCCCGACCGGTCTTCCACCCTCACGTCATCGCCGTGCCGCTGAGAGTCAGGAGCGACGGCGCCATCGCGCTGCTGTCGGCTGTCATCACGCTCCTGCCCGGCACCGTGGCGATGGGCGTCTCTAGCGACAGGAGCCTGCTCTACGCCCACGCCATCGGCATCCTCGATGTGCAGGAGGCGAGGGACGCGGTCAGCCGCATGGAGTCGCTCATCCTGGGCTTCATGTCGTGA
- a CDS encoding Na+/H+ antiporter subunit C, whose amino-acid sequence MELLLPLLASLLVATGIFLMLSRAMIRLIIGLSVFAYGVNLSLFLTGGMETGAPPLLNVQGPYRDPLPQALILTAIVIGFATTALLLVLAMRAYQAAGTDHVQDLAETPDPTGPPALLADPEHPSTSPERGPEAALEAESDAEADEVPR is encoded by the coding sequence GTGGAACTCCTGCTGCCGCTGCTCGCCTCGCTGCTGGTGGCGACCGGGATCTTCCTGATGCTCTCGAGGGCGATGATAAGGCTCATCATCGGCCTGTCGGTGTTCGCCTACGGCGTCAACCTGAGCCTCTTCCTGACGGGCGGCATGGAGACCGGGGCGCCGCCGCTGCTGAACGTGCAGGGCCCCTACCGCGACCCCTTGCCCCAGGCCTTGATCCTCACCGCCATCGTCATCGGCTTCGCCACCACCGCGCTGCTCTTGGTCCTGGCCATGCGCGCCTACCAGGCAGCCGGCACCGACCACGTCCAGGACCTGGCCGAGACCCCCGACCCCACCGGGCCGCCCGCGCTCTTAGCCGACCCCGAGCACCCAAGCACCTCACCCGAGAGGGGGCCCGAGGCGGCGCTCGAGGCTGAGAGCGACGCTGAGGCCGACGAGGTGCCCCGGTGA
- a CDS encoding DUF4040 domain-containing protein translates to MTSLLHLAVFTPLVAAALAPLAGRALKARAGLLLALAFAPGLALLTLAPAAREESPVAASLAWVPGLGLDIGLRADGFSLLFAALVAGIGVLVLAYASAYLGEREKHGRFYAYLLLFGGAMLGLVLADNLIALFAFWELTSITSFLLIGFWHQRPASQDGATKALLVTASGGLALLVSVILMSLGGGSLYLSGLDADALRGSSYFTPALAFFLLAVFTKSAQLPFHLWLPTAMEAPTPVSAYLHSATMVKAGVVLLAKFGFLFVGTALADLILWVGLATMVWGSYLALRQTDLKALLAYSTVSQLGLLTCLYGAGAPFAATAHLLNHAAFKAALFLVVGIVDHETKTRDITKLSGLARKLPITFALALPAALSMAPLPPLGGFISKELFYEEMLHLGTLPIAVAVLGSVMTFAYTLRLLRIFVGPYASPNPKTHEAPPGLWWPLLPLSGATVLFGVYPRAAEWFTDLAAPALLYTPYHLTLWHGVNTALLLSVLTWGLGLALYLTLPVFLRLQAALTPAWNANTVFYAVVGGLDRFATAFTALTQGASFAAHLRLIFLPLALAGAAYGWAFLPRELSPVALEFWVVAALIVAGVAGVLLARTRLSALIFMGLGGFGLTVAFVLLGAPDLALTQLLIETVSILLFLSVFRYLPVLKRYRRPSRAMVFDLLLAGAAGLTVFTGLTAVQTPLAPRIKDYFLEHAYTLGGGNNVVNVILVDFRGYDTMGEIAVLAVVGVVIYGLLKLRAKTPRDERP, encoded by the coding sequence ATGACGAGTCTTCTTCACCTCGCCGTCTTCACCCCGCTCGTCGCCGCCGCCCTCGCGCCGCTCGCCGGTCGGGCGCTAAAGGCCAGGGCGGGCCTCCTCTTGGCCTTGGCCTTCGCGCCCGGCTTGGCGCTCTTGACGCTGGCGCCCGCCGCCAGGGAGGAGAGTCCGGTGGCGGCGAGCCTGGCCTGGGTGCCGGGCCTCGGACTCGACATCGGTCTCAGGGCGGACGGCTTCTCGCTCCTCTTCGCCGCGCTGGTGGCGGGCATCGGCGTGCTCGTCCTGGCCTACGCCTCGGCTTACCTCGGCGAGAGAGAAAAGCACGGCCGCTTCTACGCTTACCTGCTCCTCTTTGGCGGGGCCATGCTCGGGCTCGTCCTGGCGGACAACCTGATCGCGCTCTTCGCCTTCTGGGAGCTCACCTCGATCACCTCCTTTTTGCTCATCGGCTTCTGGCACCAGCGCCCCGCCTCGCAAGACGGCGCCACCAAGGCCCTGCTCGTCACCGCCTCGGGCGGGCTGGCGCTCTTAGTCAGCGTGATCCTGATGAGTCTGGGCGGGGGCAGTCTCTACCTCTCCGGCCTCGACGCGGACGCCTTGCGGGGGAGCTCCTACTTCACGCCCGCGCTGGCCTTTTTCCTCCTGGCGGTCTTTACCAAGTCGGCGCAGCTGCCCTTTCACCTGTGGCTGCCCACCGCGATGGAGGCGCCTACGCCCGTAAGCGCCTACCTTCACTCGGCGACGATGGTCAAGGCGGGCGTGGTCCTCTTGGCCAAGTTCGGCTTTCTCTTCGTCGGCACCGCCTTGGCCGACCTCATCCTCTGGGTCGGCCTGGCGACGATGGTCTGGGGCTCCTACCTGGCGCTCAGGCAGACCGACCTAAAGGCGCTCCTGGCCTATTCGACGGTCTCGCAGCTCGGCCTGCTGACCTGCCTCTACGGCGCGGGCGCGCCCTTCGCGGCGACCGCGCATCTGCTCAACCACGCGGCCTTCAAGGCGGCGCTCTTTTTGGTCGTCGGCATCGTCGACCACGAGACCAAGACCCGCGACATCACCAAGCTGTCGGGGCTCGCCCGCAAACTGCCCATCACCTTTGCCCTGGCCCTGCCCGCCGCGCTGTCGATGGCGCCGCTGCCGCCCCTGGGCGGCTTCATCTCCAAGGAGCTCTTCTACGAGGAGATGCTTCACCTGGGCACCCTGCCGATCGCGGTCGCGGTCTTGGGCAGCGTGATGACCTTCGCCTACACCCTGCGCCTGCTGCGGATTTTCGTCGGCCCCTACGCCTCGCCCAACCCCAAAACCCACGAGGCGCCGCCCGGCTTGTGGTGGCCGCTGTTGCCGCTCAGCGGCGCGACCGTCCTCTTCGGCGTCTACCCGCGCGCCGCGGAGTGGTTCACCGACCTGGCCGCTCCGGCGCTTCTTTACACGCCCTATCACCTCACGCTCTGGCACGGCGTCAACACAGCGCTCCTGCTCTCGGTCCTCACCTGGGGGCTCGGCCTCGCGCTCTATCTCACGCTGCCCGTCTTTTTGCGCCTGCAGGCGGCCCTGACGCCCGCCTGGAACGCCAACACCGTCTTTTACGCGGTCGTGGGCGGCCTCGACCGCTTCGCCACCGCCTTCACCGCCCTCACCCAGGGCGCGAGCTTCGCCGCGCACCTCAGGCTCATCTTCTTGCCGCTGGCCCTGGCCGGAGCGGCCTACGGCTGGGCCTTTTTGCCCCGCGAGCTGAGCCCCGTGGCGCTCGAGTTCTGGGTGGTGGCGGCGCTGATCGTGGCCGGGGTGGCGGGCGTGCTCCTGGCCCGCACGCGCCTGAGCGCGCTCATCTTCATGGGCCTGGGCGGCTTCGGGCTCACCGTCGCCTTCGTCCTCTTGGGCGCGCCCGACCTGGCGCTCACGCAGCTGCTCATCGAGACCGTGTCGATCCTGCTCTTTTTGTCGGTCTTCCGCTACCTGCCGGTCTTAAAGCGTTACCGGCGACCCAGCCGGGCGATGGTCTTCGATCTTCTGCTCGCCGGAGCAGCCGGCCTCACCGTCTTTACCGGCCTGACGGCGGTGCAGACGCCCCTGGCGCCGCGCATCAAGGACTACTTTTTGGAGCACGCCTACACGTTGGGCGGCGGGAACAACGTCGTCAACGTCATCTTGGTGGACTTTCGCGGCTACGACACCATGGGTGAAATAGCCGTGCTGGCGGTCGTCGGCGTGGTCATCTACGGCCTCTTGAAGCTGCGCGCCAAGACGCCGCGAGACGAGCGCCCGTGA
- a CDS encoding Na+/H+ antiporter subunit C: METLLAFVIGGLVTAGVYLILSRNLVRLIIGVALLSNAVNLTLFTSGRLTRANPPIIPADMDVPEGVFANPLPQALILTAIVIGFGLLAFTLVLVYRANQELGTVDPDEMRLAEPPFEEALEQGSVAQDPVKQGVSG; encoded by the coding sequence GTGGAGACGCTGCTCGCCTTCGTCATCGGCGGCCTCGTCACCGCCGGGGTCTACCTCATCTTGAGCCGCAATCTGGTGCGCCTGATAATCGGCGTGGCGCTGCTCAGCAACGCCGTCAACCTGACCCTCTTCACCTCCGGCCGGCTGACGCGGGCCAACCCGCCCATTATCCCGGCGGACATGGACGTGCCCGAGGGGGTGTTCGCCAATCCGCTGCCGCAGGCCTTGATCCTCACCGCCATCGTCATCGGCTTCGGCCTGCTGGCCTTTACCCTGGTGCTCGTCTACCGCGCCAACCAGGAATTAGGCACGGTGGACCCCGACGAGATGCGCCTGGCCGAGCCGCCCTTTGAAGAGGCGCTCGAGCAGGGTTCCGTCGCGCAAGACCCCGTCAAGCAGGGGGTGAGCGGGTGA
- a CDS encoding Na+/H+ antiporter subunit B, with amino-acid sequence MTSLILRTTTTLLVTLMFVFSLFLLVRGHNEPGGGFVGGLMAVGAFALYAVSYGVGAVRSALRFDPRTLMGAGLSLAALSGLIALLAGAPFLTGVWYDLHLGADFYFHLGSPILFDVGVYLVVIGATLGIILALEEEV; translated from the coding sequence GTGACCTCGCTCATCTTGCGGACCACCACCACGCTGCTCGTCACCCTGATGTTCGTCTTCTCGCTCTTTTTGCTCGTTCGCGGCCACAACGAGCCCGGCGGCGGCTTCGTCGGCGGGCTCATGGCGGTGGGCGCCTTTGCCCTCTACGCGGTGTCCTACGGCGTCGGTGCGGTCAGGAGCGCCCTGCGCTTCGACCCGCGCACCTTGATGGGCGCCGGGCTCAGCTTGGCCGCCCTGAGCGGCCTGATCGCGCTTTTGGCGGGCGCGCCCTTTCTGACCGGGGTCTGGTACGACCTGCACCTTGGCGCCGACTTCTACTTTCACCTGGGCTCGCCGATCCTCTTCGACGTCGGCGTCTACCTGGTGGTCATCGGCGCGACCCTGGGCATCATCTTGGCGCTCGAGGAGGAGGTCTAG
- a CDS encoding cation transporter, which produces MSARPEVFFSVLARPIVYGLIALGSHFFLRGHNAPGGGFIAGLIVAVAALLYRMALRERLLNIPPRSLIPWGLLLALATGVVPMVLGEAFLKSAYGYLSWPLIGEFEWATAVLFDLGVLLVVVGATLTIIDVLAEDTKGVPVHREPLGRRKP; this is translated from the coding sequence GTGAGCGCGCGCCCCGAGGTCTTCTTCAGCGTCTTAGCCCGGCCCATCGTCTACGGGCTCATCGCGCTCGGCAGCCACTTTTTCCTGCGCGGCCACAACGCGCCGGGCGGCGGCTTTATCGCCGGACTGATCGTGGCGGTGGCGGCGCTGCTCTACCGCATGGCCCTGCGCGAGCGGCTGCTCAACATCCCGCCCCGGTCGCTCATCCCCTGGGGGCTGCTCTTGGCCTTGGCGACCGGGGTGGTGCCGATGGTCCTGGGCGAGGCTTTCTTGAAGAGCGCCTACGGTTACCTCAGCTGGCCGCTCATCGGCGAGTTCGAGTGGGCGACGGCGGTGCTCTTCGATTTGGGCGTCCTGTTGGTGGTGGTGGGCGCGACCCTGACCATCATCGACGTCCTGGCCGAGGACACTAAAGGGGTGCCTGTCCACCGTGAGCCGCTGGGGCGGAGGAAGCCCTAG
- a CDS encoding uridine kinase — MADRQEILRTVADAVLALPTAHVLRVGIDGVDGAGKTVFADELARVLQGPDRTVIRASVDAFHHPKAVRYRLGRSSPEGFYRDSYDYAKLKEVLLEPLSPSGSGRYCTAAFDHVADAPVEAPEEQSVSGSILVFDGIFLHRAELREYWDYSVFLEVGFGVSIPRGAQRGVGSPDPKALENRRYVEGQKLYLRECDPKRYATTVIDNSDLAAPFIVLL, encoded by the coding sequence ATGGCAGATCGCCAGGAAATCCTACGAACCGTAGCCGATGCCGTTCTCGCGCTACCAACGGCTCATGTCCTTCGGGTAGGGATCGACGGTGTCGATGGCGCAGGAAAAACGGTCTTTGCCGATGAGCTTGCGCGTGTCCTGCAGGGGCCAGATAGAACCGTCATCAGAGCCTCGGTCGATGCGTTCCATCACCCCAAAGCTGTCAGGTACCGGTTAGGCCGGAGTTCACCAGAAGGTTTCTATCGCGACTCGTACGACTACGCCAAGCTCAAGGAAGTGCTGCTCGAACCTTTGAGCCCAAGCGGTAGTGGTCGCTACTGCACGGCCGCATTTGACCACGTGGCGGACGCGCCCGTGGAAGCGCCGGAGGAGCAAAGTGTTTCTGGTTCAATCCTCGTGTTCGACGGCATCTTCCTGCACCGGGCCGAGCTTCGCGAGTATTGGGACTACTCCGTCTTTCTCGAAGTTGGGTTCGGCGTGTCTATACCGAGGGGCGCACAGCGTGGCGTGGGTTCACCCGATCCGAAGGCACTCGAGAACCGCCGCTACGTCGAAGGGCAGAAGTTGTACCTGCGGGAGTGCGATCCGAAACGGTACGCCACGACTGTCATCGACAACAGCGACCTTGCAGCGCCTTTCATCGTCTTGCTGTAG
- a CDS encoding antitoxin has translation MRNITIRGIDEALDHALKRAAEEESRSVNQLVLETLKERFGLTKAPRHGRRHHDLDNLFGRWDDGEYERVQSAVDEQRDIDPELWS, from the coding sequence ATGCGAAACATCACCATCCGCGGGATCGACGAGGCGCTCGACCACGCTCTCAAGAGGGCGGCGGAAGAGGAGTCTAGGAGCGTCAACCAACTCGTGCTCGAGACGCTCAAGGAACGTTTCGGTCTGACCAAAGCGCCGCGGCACGGACGCAGGCACCACGACTTAGACAACCTCTTCGGGCGCTGGGACGATGGCGAGTACGAGCGCGTCCAAAGCGCGGTGGACGAGCAGCGCGACATCGACCCCGAACTTTGGTCGTGA
- a CDS encoding putative monovalent cation/H+ antiporter subunit A, translated as MLVAVLSCFALAGLAPWLTRFLRGAMGWLVALLPLGLFAYFLSLLPGVAGGEAVTESLAWVPALGLNLSFYLDGLSLLFALLITGIGTLIMVYAGGYLGGHPHLGRFYLFILAFMGSMLGLVLTANLLTLFVFWELTSITSYLLIGFKHEDETSRKSALQALLVTGIGGLVLLAGLILMGMAAGTFELSELLAGGGLQEHPMYLGILLLVLVGAFTKSAQFPFHFWLPGAMAAPTPVSAYLHSATMVKAGIYLLARMFPVLGDTAAWIAIVTPVGAVTMLYGGYLAITKTDFKQLLAYSTVSALGTLVLLLGSSLEGAATAAVVFLLAHALYKGAFFMVAGAVDHETGTREIDELGGLRRKMPITAAVAVLAAVSLAGFGPVLSFIGKELVLETVLESEWARLVLTPAVVLGGALFVAVAAIVTLRPFFGPLRATPKAAHEAPFSLLLGPALLASLGFVLGLVPVFVTGTLVTPAAAAVLGEPVPVSLYLWHGLNPALALSVTSVLIGLGLYLVWDHLRRFTSSLERVLSWGPERVYLASLDGLNRIAKTQTRILQSGVLRYYFLTILTATVTLVGGTLILRGGFKPLLDVSDVQFFEWILAGLILAGAVMAVLTHSRLAAITALGVVGFGVALVFIFFAAPDIAMTQLFVETLTVILVALILVPLREFNFAWRPLSRLRDAAVALACGMLVTSLLLSVIRLPFDFTLSAYFAENSVPVAQGRNIVNVILVDYRALDTLGEIGVLVIAGVGVYALLKLRARPAGGVRR; from the coding sequence ATGCTTGTTGCGGTTCTATCTTGCTTTGCGCTGGCGGGTCTCGCGCCCTGGCTGACGCGCTTCTTGCGCGGGGCGATGGGCTGGCTGGTGGCCTTATTGCCGCTCGGCCTCTTCGCCTACTTTCTGAGCCTCTTGCCGGGGGTGGCGGGGGGCGAGGCGGTCACAGAGTCCCTAGCCTGGGTGCCCGCGCTCGGCCTCAACCTGAGCTTTTATCTGGACGGCCTCAGCCTGCTCTTCGCCCTGCTCATCACCGGCATCGGTACGCTGATCATGGTCTATGCGGGCGGCTACCTGGGGGGGCATCCCCACCTCGGGCGCTTCTACCTGTTCATCCTGGCCTTTATGGGCTCGATGCTGGGGCTGGTCCTGACCGCTAACCTGCTGACGCTCTTCGTCTTCTGGGAGCTGACCTCGATCACCTCTTACCTGCTGATCGGCTTCAAGCACGAGGACGAGACATCGCGCAAATCGGCCTTGCAGGCGCTCCTGGTGACGGGCATCGGCGGCTTGGTGCTCTTGGCCGGGCTCATCTTGATGGGCATGGCGGCGGGGACCTTCGAGCTGAGCGAGCTCCTGGCGGGGGGCGGCCTGCAGGAGCACCCCATGTACCTGGGCATCTTGCTGCTCGTCTTGGTCGGCGCCTTTACCAAGTCCGCGCAGTTCCCCTTCCACTTCTGGCTGCCTGGGGCGATGGCGGCGCCCACGCCGGTCAGCGCCTACCTCCACTCCGCGACGATGGTCAAGGCGGGCATCTACCTCTTGGCGCGGATGTTTCCGGTGCTCGGCGACACCGCCGCCTGGATCGCCATCGTCACGCCGGTAGGGGCCGTCACCATGCTCTACGGCGGCTACCTGGCCATCACCAAGACCGACTTCAAGCAACTGCTGGCCTATTCGACGGTGAGCGCGCTGGGCACCCTGGTCTTGCTCCTGGGCTCGTCCTTGGAGGGCGCGGCCACGGCGGCGGTCGTCTTCTTGCTGGCGCACGCGCTCTACAAGGGCGCCTTTTTCATGGTGGCGGGCGCCGTCGATCACGAGACCGGCACCCGCGAGATAGACGAGCTCGGCGGCCTGCGCCGCAAGATGCCCATAACGGCCGCCGTGGCGGTCTTGGCGGCGGTGTCCCTGGCGGGCTTCGGGCCGGTCTTGTCCTTTATCGGCAAGGAGCTCGTCTTAGAGACCGTCTTGGAGAGCGAGTGGGCGCGGCTGGTGCTCACCCCGGCGGTGGTCCTGGGCGGCGCGCTGTTCGTGGCGGTGGCGGCCATCGTCACGCTCAGGCCCTTTTTCGGCCCGCTGCGCGCCACGCCCAAGGCCGCCCACGAGGCGCCCTTCAGCCTGCTCCTGGGGCCGGCGCTCTTGGCCTCGCTCGGCTTCGTGCTCGGTCTCGTGCCGGTGTTCGTTACAGGAACCCTGGTGACGCCCGCCGCCGCGGCCGTCTTGGGCGAGCCCGTGCCGGTCAGCCTCTATCTCTGGCACGGGCTCAACCCGGCCCTGGCCCTGAGCGTCACCTCGGTCCTCATCGGTTTGGGGCTCTACCTGGTCTGGGACCACCTGCGGCGCTTTACCTCGAGCCTGGAGCGGGTGCTCAGCTGGGGCCCCGAGCGCGTCTACCTGGCCTCCTTGGACGGCCTCAACCGGATCGCCAAGACCCAGACCAGGATCTTGCAGAGCGGCGTCTTGCGCTACTACTTTCTCACCATCTTGACGGCTACGGTGACGCTCGTCGGCGGCACGCTCATCCTGCGCGGCGGTTTTAAGCCGCTTCTCGACGTGAGCGACGTGCAGTTTTTCGAGTGGATCTTGGCGGGGCTGATCCTGGCGGGGGCGGTGATGGCGGTCCTGACGCACTCGCGCCTCGCCGCCATCACCGCGCTCGGGGTGGTCGGCTTCGGCGTCGCCTTGGTGTTCATCTTCTTCGCGGCGCCCGACATCGCCATGACCCAGCTTTTCGTCGAGACGCTCACGGTGATCCTGGTCGCGCTCATCTTGGTGCCCCTAAGGGAGTTCAACTTCGCCTGGCGGCCGCTGTCGCGGCTGCGCGACGCGGCGGTGGCGCTCGCCTGCGGCATGCTGGTGACGAGCCTGCTCCTGTCGGTCATCCGCCTGCCCTTCGACTTCACGCTCTCGGCATACTTCGCCGAGAACAGCGTGCCGGTGGCGCAGGGACGCAACATCGTCAACGTCATCTTGGTCGACTACCGGGCCCTCGACACCCTGGGCGAGATCGGCGTGCTGGTGATCGCCGGGGTGGGCGTCTACGCGCTGCTCAAGCTCCGCGCGAGGCCGGCCGGGGGGGTACGCCGGTGA
- a CDS encoding PIN domain-containing protein, giving the protein MYDDRLLAEYRQVLSRPRFPFAPTEISALLDFIAAEGELVIAPPIAATLPGQSWPDESDLPFLEVALAGRAEMLVTGNARHFLPRHGELTVQLVDPATFIRLWSRQG; this is encoded by the coding sequence TTGTACGACGACCGGCTGCTCGCCGAGTACCGGCAGGTGCTGTCCAGGCCCCGCTTTCCGTTCGCGCCTACCGAGATAAGCGCGCTTCTCGACTTTATCGCGGCCGAGGGGGAACTCGTCATCGCGCCGCCTATCGCCGCCACCTTACCCGGCCAGAGCTGGCCTGACGAGAGCGACCTGCCTTTTCTCGAGGTCGCGCTCGCCGGCCGGGCCGAGATGCTCGTCACGGGCAACGCCCGCCACTTCCTGCCTCGCCACGGCGAGCTCACCGTTCAGCTCGTTGATCCTGCAACCTTCATCCGCTTGTGGTCTCGGCAGGGATAA
- the mnhG gene encoding monovalent cation/H(+) antiporter subunit G yields MNSKVIADVLILVGSFFILAAAIGVTRFPDLYTRLHASTKLVTLGGLGVFVGAALALQDPFVTTRMLLITAFFFLTAPLSAYMIARAAYLRGLSVFKEEASADEWGELGAEVGASEKRAEGSSGRRSG; encoded by the coding sequence GTGAACAGCAAAGTGATCGCCGACGTACTCATCCTCGTCGGCTCCTTTTTTATCCTGGCGGCGGCGATCGGCGTGACGCGCTTTCCCGACCTCTACACCCGCCTGCACGCCTCGACCAAACTCGTCACCCTGGGGGGGCTGGGCGTCTTCGTCGGCGCGGCACTGGCCTTGCAGGACCCCTTCGTGACGACGCGGATGCTGCTGATCACCGCCTTTTTCTTTCTGACCGCGCCGCTGTCGGCCTACATGATTGCCCGCGCCGCTTACCTGCGCGGCCTGAGCGTCTTCAAGGAGGAGGCCAGCGCCGACGAGTGGGGAGAGCTCGGCGCGGAGGTTGGCGCGAGCGAGAAGCGGGCGGAGGGCTCGAGCGGGCGCCGCAGCGGATAG